In Turicibacter sanguinis, a genomic segment contains:
- the treR gene encoding trehalose operon repressor: protein MDKKYLRVYNDIVSQIESGIYEPTSMLPSEKNLINHYQVSRDTVRKALSMLEQHGYIQKTKGKGSFVLDINKLNFPVSGVVSFKEITERSGRNAKTTVELLEKQIPRESIRKNLELNAEEPVWKIVRSRTIDGEKVILDKDYVVCKYVDHLTEEACQDSLYEYIEGELGLKVAYANKEITVQMATDEDRKYLDLKNFDMVAVVRSYTYLVDTSLFQYTESRHRPDKFIFVDFARR from the coding sequence ATGGATAAAAAATATTTAAGAGTCTATAATGACATTGTAAGTCAAATTGAAAGTGGTATTTATGAGCCAACAAGTATGTTACCTTCTGAGAAAAACTTAATTAACCACTATCAAGTCTCAAGAGATACCGTCCGTAAAGCGTTAAGTATGTTAGAACAACATGGATATATACAAAAGACAAAAGGAAAAGGGTCTTTTGTACTTGATATAAATAAATTAAATTTCCCAGTTTCGGGAGTTGTCAGTTTTAAAGAAATTACCGAGCGCTCAGGTCGTAATGCAAAGACAACTGTTGAACTTTTAGAGAAACAAATTCCACGAGAATCGATTCGTAAAAACTTGGAATTAAATGCTGAAGAACCTGTGTGGAAAATTGTCCGTTCTAGAACCATTGATGGCGAAAAGGTTATTTTAGATAAAGATTATGTGGTTTGCAAATATGTTGATCATTTAACAGAGGAAGCCTGTCAAGATTCATTATATGAATATATTGAAGGTGAACTTGGTTTGAAAGTGGCATATGCTAATAAAGAAATCACAGTTCAAATGGCAACCGATGAGGATCGAAAGTACTTAGATTTAAAAAACTTTGATATGGTGGCGGTTGTTAGAAGTTATACCTATTTAGTGGATACAAGCTTGTTCCAATATACTGAATCTCGCCATCGACCGGATAAATTTATTTTTGTTGATTTCGCGAGAAGATAG
- a CDS encoding MurR/RpiR family transcriptional regulator, protein MKLVTELKELKQLNKLTNSEIQVVDYLLDYPQEIAKLSSRQLATLTHTSAATVVRVCQKVGMSGYGEFKLKYLQEISQTPRHINRENPITSNESIHTILNKVAALKMTAIEETKKGIDLDQLTRVAKLLNHSTFIDLYAFDNNLHLAKYAAANFLYAGKNSAIQDGSNAQFMQAMVSSEGHVAMMISRTGENVMLARIAKLLQEKNIPIIMITESKNSTLAGLSTEHLYVYNVHRFSDMGTLLFQTSAEYIFELLFAILFSQNFENSIRQNKRYEEINEYHDLYKKFL, encoded by the coding sequence ATGAAGCTAGTAACGGAATTAAAAGAACTAAAGCAACTCAACAAACTAACGAACTCCGAAATTCAAGTGGTCGATTACCTCCTTGACTATCCACAAGAAATTGCTAAACTATCATCACGTCAATTAGCCACTTTAACGCATACCTCAGCTGCAACCGTTGTTCGAGTTTGTCAAAAAGTCGGCATGAGTGGTTATGGGGAATTTAAATTAAAATACCTTCAAGAAATTAGTCAAACCCCAAGACACATTAATCGAGAAAATCCAATTACCTCAAATGAGTCCATTCATACTATTTTAAACAAAGTAGCCGCCTTAAAAATGACCGCTATCGAAGAAACCAAAAAAGGAATTGACCTTGATCAATTGACACGAGTGGCTAAACTTTTAAATCACTCAACTTTTATCGACCTTTATGCTTTTGATAACAACTTGCATCTAGCAAAATATGCAGCTGCCAATTTTCTTTATGCAGGGAAAAATAGCGCGATTCAAGACGGAAGTAACGCTCAGTTCATGCAGGCTATGGTGTCAAGTGAAGGTCATGTTGCCATGATGATCAGTCGGACTGGAGAAAACGTCATGCTCGCTCGGATAGCAAAACTTCTTCAAGAAAAGAATATCCCAATCATCATGATAACAGAATCTAAAAATTCAACATTAGCGGGTTTAAGCACTGAACACCTTTATGTGTATAACGTTCACCGTTTTTCAGATATGGGAACTTTACTTTTTCAAACGTCAGCTGAATATATTTTTGAGTTATTATTTGCGATTCTTTTTTCGCAAAATTTTGAAAATAGTATCAGACAAAATAAAAGATACGAAGAGATTAATGAATATCACGATTTATACAAAAAGTTTTTGTAA
- a CDS encoding glycoside hydrolase family 1 protein has product MTKRFPDGFLWGGATAANQFEGAYNEDGKGLSTQDVAPKGIMGPITEEPTVDNMKLVGIDFYHRYKEDIKLFAEMGFKTFRLSIAWSRIFPQGDEATPNEAGLQFYDNVFDELAKYGIEPLVTISHYETPLHLSKKYDGWVSRDLIGFYENYVRTIFTRYKDKVKYWLTFNEINSVLHAPFLSGGIYTDKSKLTKQDLYQAVHHELVASALAVKIGHEINPDFKIGCMILSMPTYPLTPNPDDMIAVMKAEHMNYFFSDVHVRGVYPGYMKRYFRENNIEIKFAEGDEEILKHTVDFISFSYYMSICETADPAKKVAGKGNIMGGVPNPTLKASEWGWQIDPQGLRYVLNQFYDRYQLPLFIVENGLGAVDVLVEDEHGNKTVMDDYRINYLNDHLVQVREAIEDGVEVMGYTSWGCIDLVSASTAELKKRYGYIYVDRHDDGSGTLERYKKKSFYWYKEVIATNGESLTE; this is encoded by the coding sequence ATGACGAAACGTTTCCCAGACGGGTTTTTATGGGGAGGAGCGACAGCTGCTAACCAATTTGAAGGAGCTTATAACGAAGACGGAAAAGGTCTTTCAACACAAGACGTCGCACCTAAAGGAATCATGGGGCCGATTACAGAAGAGCCAACTGTTGATAATATGAAGTTAGTGGGAATAGACTTCTATCACCGATATAAAGAAGATATTAAACTGTTTGCTGAAATGGGATTTAAAACCTTCCGTTTATCAATCGCTTGGTCGCGAATTTTTCCGCAGGGGGATGAGGCAACGCCAAATGAAGCGGGATTACAATTTTATGATAACGTGTTTGATGAATTAGCGAAGTACGGAATCGAACCATTAGTCACTATTTCTCACTACGAAACGCCATTACACTTATCAAAAAAATACGATGGATGGGTGAGTCGTGATTTAATCGGTTTCTACGAAAATTATGTTCGTACGATTTTTACACGTTATAAAGATAAAGTAAAGTATTGGTTAACATTCAATGAAATTAACTCCGTGTTACATGCGCCATTCTTAAGTGGTGGAATTTACACAGATAAATCAAAATTGACAAAACAAGATTTATACCAAGCCGTGCATCACGAATTAGTGGCTAGTGCCTTAGCCGTGAAAATTGGTCATGAAATCAATCCAGATTTTAAAATTGGATGTATGATTTTGAGTATGCCAACTTATCCACTGACACCCAATCCAGATGATATGATTGCGGTGATGAAAGCAGAACATATGAACTATTTCTTCTCAGATGTTCATGTGCGAGGGGTATACCCAGGTTATATGAAACGCTATTTCCGTGAAAATAATATCGAAATTAAGTTTGCAGAAGGTGATGAAGAAATCCTTAAACATACGGTGGACTTTATCTCATTTAGTTACTACATGAGTATCTGCGAAACCGCTGATCCAGCCAAAAAGGTAGCTGGTAAAGGAAATATTATGGGGGGAGTTCCAAATCCAACCCTTAAAGCATCTGAATGGGGATGGCAAATTGATCCTCAAGGATTACGCTATGTCTTAAACCAATTCTACGACCGCTATCAATTACCATTATTCATTGTTGAAAATGGATTAGGAGCAGTCGATGTGTTAGTTGAAGATGAACATGGAAATAAAACAGTTATGGATGACTACCGTATTAATTATTTAAACGATCACTTAGTTCAAGTACGTGAAGCCATCGAAGATGGAGTAGAGGTAATGGGCTACACATCTTGGGGATGTATTGATTTAGTCAGTGCCTCAACTGCTGAACTAAAAAAACGTTACGGATATATTTATGTGGATCGTCATGATGATGGATCAGGAACGTTAGAACGTTATAAAAAGAAATCATTCTATTGGTATAAAGAAGTGATTGCCACAAATGGCGAGAGCTTGACTGAATAA
- a CDS encoding putative ABC transporter permease: protein MYYAWYFLFNFFLYGVIGWMIEQFYSYMLTGQMKKDGFLYGPFKPMYAIAMALLILMKDTFLLSPISILILCLIVPTTVEYLSGLLTRHIFHQDYWDYSMLKFNLQGLICPQFSICWMILTFIGVNYFQPMLVDPFINQHFSSWFVICPFICGAFMIDEALTLKKFIRKHAIIKEISNEEGELDGSRRTYL, encoded by the coding sequence ATGTATTACGCATGGTACTTTTTATTTAACTTCTTTTTATATGGTGTCATTGGATGGATGATCGAACAATTTTATTCTTATATGCTAACAGGACAAATGAAAAAAGATGGCTTTTTATATGGACCTTTCAAACCGATGTATGCAATCGCAATGGCTTTGCTCATCTTAATGAAAGATACGTTTTTACTATCGCCAATTTCCATTTTAATACTGTGCCTTATCGTACCAACAACGGTTGAATATTTATCAGGACTTCTGACGCGTCATATTTTTCATCAGGACTACTGGGATTACTCTATGCTAAAATTCAATTTACAAGGACTAATCTGCCCTCAATTTTCAATCTGTTGGATGATTCTCACATTTATCGGAGTTAACTATTTTCAACCAATGCTCGTCGATCCATTTATCAATCAACACTTTTCTTCGTGGTTCGTCATCTGTCCTTTCATTTGCGGTGCCTTCATGATAGATGAAGCCTTAACCTTAAAAAAATTCATTAGAAAACATGCTATAATAAAAGAAATTTCTAATGAAGAAGGTGAACTAGATGGCAGTCGTCGAACATATCTTTAA
- the fucO gene encoding lactaldehyde reductase — MANRIVLNETSYHGAGSIQVIKDEVLRRGFKKAFVCTDPDLIKFGVAGKVTAVLDEAGLPYEIYSDIKANPTIENVQHGVAAYQASGADYIIAIGGGSSMDTAKAVGIIINNPEFLDVRSLEGVSPTKNPSVPIISVPTTAGTAAEVTINYVITDVEKKRKFVCVDTHDIPVIAIVDSEMMSSMPAGLTAATGMDALTHAIEGYITKAAWEMTDMFHLKAIEIIAKSLRGAVANTKEGREGMALGQYIAGMGFSNVGLGIVHSMAHALGAVYDTPHGIANAILLPTVMEFNADATGEKYREIARAMGVEGVDHMTQDEYRQAAVDAVRQLSADINIPADLKEIVKEEDIQFLAESAVADACAPGNPKEASLEDIIGLYRSLI, encoded by the coding sequence ATGGCAAATCGTATTGTTTTGAATGAAACATCTTACCATGGGGCAGGATCTATTCAAGTGATTAAAGATGAAGTGTTACGCCGTGGATTTAAAAAGGCATTTGTTTGTACCGATCCAGATTTAATTAAGTTTGGGGTAGCAGGTAAAGTCACAGCTGTTCTAGATGAGGCAGGATTACCTTATGAAATTTATTCAGATATTAAAGCAAATCCAACAATTGAAAATGTTCAACATGGAGTAGCAGCGTATCAGGCATCAGGAGCTGATTATATCATCGCGATTGGTGGAGGATCATCAATGGATACAGCCAAAGCAGTTGGAATTATTATTAATAATCCAGAGTTTTTGGATGTTCGTAGTTTAGAAGGTGTCAGCCCAACTAAAAATCCAAGTGTCCCAATTATTTCCGTTCCAACCACTGCTGGAACAGCGGCTGAAGTGACCATCAATTACGTTATCACAGATGTTGAGAAAAAGCGTAAATTTGTATGTGTCGATACACATGATATTCCAGTCATTGCAATTGTTGATTCTGAAATGATGTCTTCAATGCCAGCAGGTTTAACGGCAGCAACAGGAATGGATGCCTTAACACATGCGATTGAAGGATATATTACAAAGGCAGCCTGGGAGATGACGGATATGTTCCATTTAAAAGCCATCGAAATCATTGCTAAATCATTACGTGGAGCAGTTGCTAATACAAAAGAAGGTCGCGAAGGAATGGCACTTGGACAATATATTGCAGGAATGGGATTCTCAAACGTAGGTCTTGGAATTGTTCATTCAATGGCTCACGCATTGGGAGCTGTTTATGATACACCTCATGGGATTGCAAATGCAATTTTATTACCAACAGTTATGGAATTTAATGCAGATGCAACAGGTGAAAAATACCGTGAAATTGCACGTGCAATGGGAGTAGAGGGTGTTGATCATATGACACAAGATGAGTATCGCCAAGCTGCAGTTGATGCTGTTCGTCAATTATCAGCAGATATCAATATTCCAGCCGATTTAAAAGAAATCGTGAAAGAAGAAGATATTCAGTTCTTAGCTGAATCAGCAGTAGCTGATGCTTGTGCTCCTGGAAATCCAAAAGAGGCAAGCCTTGAAGATATTATTGGGTTATATAGATCATTAATCTAA
- the cls gene encoding cardiolipin synthase, which produces MRKTLRILLGRVGFCGMLIALQALILIVVIWRFQEYFVYFYAFCVLLSVVVVMGILNNRLNPAYKIAWIIPIMLVPIFGGLFYILFSSDQTRKKFLNEMKPINEKMRECLIQDADITEKLKTLDKRAFNQSRYILDYAQGPIYENTTTEYLTPGEKKFERLLEELKKAKHYIFLEYFIIDEGMMWDTILEILKEKAAQGVDVRVVYDDFGCLFLLPSGYDKKLEAMGIKCCVFNPFVPFLTLRMNNRNHRKIAIIDGHTAFTGGINIGDEYINGYEKHGHWKDASIMIKGDAVWSFTVMFLTMWDFLRKTNEDYEPFRPHIHHKESFESDGFVQPFTDSPLDNESVGETVYLNLINSAKDYVYINTPYLILDNEMITALSQAAKRGVDVRIVTPHIGDKWFVHAVTRANYAFLIEDGVKIYEYTPGFIHSKTFVVDGEYAVVGTINLDYRSLYLHYECGAWLYKNSSIKTIYDDYVETLKVCQLITLQDCHNIKWYKKFIYAFLRIFAPLM; this is translated from the coding sequence ATGAGAAAAACATTAAGAATATTACTTGGACGTGTTGGCTTTTGTGGGATGCTGATCGCCCTACAAGCCTTAATCTTAATCGTTGTGATTTGGCGGTTCCAAGAATACTTTGTTTACTTTTATGCTTTTTGTGTCTTACTGAGTGTAGTCGTTGTGATGGGAATCTTAAATAATCGTTTAAATCCAGCTTACAAAATTGCTTGGATTATTCCAATTATGCTGGTTCCGATTTTTGGGGGATTATTTTATATTCTCTTTAGTAGTGATCAAACTCGTAAAAAGTTTTTAAATGAAATGAAGCCTATCAATGAGAAGATGAGAGAATGTTTAATACAGGATGCTGACATTACTGAAAAACTTAAAACTCTTGATAAGCGGGCCTTTAATCAATCCAGATATATTTTGGATTATGCACAGGGGCCTATTTATGAAAACACCACAACTGAGTACCTTACACCCGGAGAAAAAAAGTTTGAACGTTTACTTGAAGAATTAAAAAAAGCAAAACATTATATCTTCCTAGAATACTTCATCATTGATGAAGGGATGATGTGGGATACGATTTTAGAGATTTTAAAAGAAAAAGCGGCGCAAGGGGTTGATGTACGCGTCGTTTATGATGATTTCGGTTGTTTATTTTTACTTCCTTCTGGCTATGATAAAAAGCTTGAAGCAATGGGAATTAAGTGTTGCGTATTTAATCCATTCGTTCCGTTTTTAACACTTCGTATGAATAATCGTAATCACCGTAAAATTGCGATTATTGATGGACATACTGCTTTTACAGGCGGCATTAATATTGGAGATGAGTATATTAACGGCTATGAAAAACATGGGCATTGGAAAGATGCTTCGATTATGATTAAGGGCGATGCGGTTTGGAGTTTTACCGTCATGTTTTTAACGATGTGGGATTTCCTTCGTAAAACGAATGAAGATTACGAACCTTTCCGTCCTCATATTCATCACAAAGAATCGTTTGAAAGTGATGGATTTGTTCAGCCGTTTACGGATAGTCCACTAGATAATGAATCGGTTGGGGAGACCGTTTATTTAAATTTAATTAATTCGGCTAAAGATTATGTTTATATCAATACGCCTTATCTGATTTTAGATAATGAAATGATTACGGCTTTATCACAAGCCGCTAAACGTGGAGTCGATGTCAGAATTGTGACTCCGCATATTGGTGATAAATGGTTTGTTCACGCCGTAACTCGTGCTAACTATGCTTTCTTAATTGAAGATGGTGTGAAGATTTATGAATATACACCTGGATTCATTCATTCTAAAACATTTGTGGTAGATGGCGAGTATGCCGTTGTTGGAACGATTAATCTTGATTACCGCAGTTTATACTTACATTATGAGTGCGGAGCTTGGTTATATAAAAATAGTAGTATTAAAACCATTTACGATGATTATGTTGAGACCTTGAAAGTCTGCCAATTAATCACGTTACAAGATTGCCATAATATTAAATGGTACAAAAAGTTCATTTATGCTTTCTTACGAATTTTTGCCCCATTAATGTAG
- a CDS encoding DNA-deoxyinosine glycosylase — protein MAVVEHIFKPVYDENSRVLILGTMPSPKSRKNGFYYGHPQNRFWPVLADIFHEELPLTNEDRLAFLHRHHIALWDVLKSCDIEGASDASIKNPIPNDLSMILKQAPIHAVFTTGKKAAEFYTKFCYPKTNIPCIVLPSPSPANRRIKDEELKTQYQEILKYI, from the coding sequence ATGGCAGTCGTCGAACATATCTTTAAGCCAGTGTATGATGAAAATTCAAGAGTCTTAATACTAGGGACCATGCCCTCTCCAAAGTCTAGAAAAAATGGGTTTTACTATGGTCATCCCCAAAATCGATTTTGGCCTGTCCTAGCAGACATCTTTCATGAAGAATTACCACTTACCAATGAAGATAGACTAGCTTTCCTACATCGTCACCATATTGCCCTTTGGGACGTATTAAAAAGTTGTGACATAGAAGGAGCCTCTGATGCTAGCATTAAAAATCCAATTCCAAATGATTTAAGCATGATCCTAAAACAAGCGCCTATTCACGCCGTCTTTACAACCGGAAAAAAAGCAGCCGAATTCTATACAAAATTTTGTTACCCTAAAACAAACATTCCTTGTATCGTGCTCCCATCTCCAAGCCCTGCTAATCGCAGAATAAAAGATGAAGAACTTAAAACACAATACCAAGAAATCTTAAAATATATCTAA
- a CDS encoding TrkH family potassium uptake protein, producing the protein MLRTKRLGPTQYVALGFMSVILIGSVLLALPIAHMPGTYVSYIDALFTSASAVTVTGLIAIETAEQFNAFGRLVIALLIQIGGLGVTSVGAIFILVMQRKFGVYHRLLLMEGLNFNSLSGVVRLVKSVLQLTLVIELVGMILSFFTFIQHYPFWEALGISAFHAIASFNNAGFDILGGGQNLIPYRHHYVLLLTTATLIGLGGIGFVTMLDIYHKRNFKKCSMNTKIVMVTTASLLIIGTILLKLSEGFSWFDAFFHSISARTAGFSTIPIDDFSQAGLLILMVLMFIGASPGSTGGGIKTTTLFTIIKTIKSFATNRPVTAFYRRIPAESIIKAFSVFLLAISVVFVGTFFILLIQPELSLQSILFEVIAATGTVGLSTGIIPSLNIANKLILCIIMFIGRLGPFSIACLWAYQTAAPRFNYPEEQITIG; encoded by the coding sequence GTGTTACGGACTAAACGTTTAGGACCGACTCAATATGTTGCTTTAGGTTTTATGTCAGTTATTCTAATAGGATCTGTTTTACTTGCCTTGCCAATTGCGCATATGCCAGGGACTTATGTCAGTTATATCGATGCTTTATTTACCTCAGCCAGTGCAGTTACCGTGACCGGTTTGATTGCCATTGAAACAGCTGAACAGTTTAATGCTTTTGGTCGTCTAGTCATTGCATTACTGATTCAAATAGGTGGGTTAGGGGTAACCTCAGTAGGTGCTATTTTTATCTTAGTGATGCAAAGGAAATTTGGAGTTTATCATCGATTATTATTGATGGAAGGGCTGAATTTTAATTCGTTGAGTGGAGTGGTTCGATTAGTTAAATCGGTCTTACAATTAACTCTGGTGATTGAGTTAGTAGGCATGATTCTTAGTTTTTTTACATTCATTCAACATTATCCGTTTTGGGAAGCTTTAGGAATCAGTGCCTTTCATGCGATTGCTTCCTTTAATAACGCGGGATTTGATATTTTAGGTGGAGGACAGAATTTAATTCCATACCGACATCATTATGTGTTGCTATTGACAACAGCTACTCTAATTGGGTTAGGAGGGATTGGATTCGTCACCATGCTTGATATCTATCATAAAAGAAATTTCAAAAAATGTAGTATGAATACAAAGATTGTCATGGTAACAACAGCCTCTTTATTAATCATCGGAACCATTTTGTTAAAATTATCAGAAGGCTTTAGTTGGTTTGATGCCTTCTTCCATAGTATTTCGGCACGTACAGCTGGTTTTTCTACCATTCCTATTGATGATTTTTCACAAGCTGGACTTCTTATTTTAATGGTCTTAATGTTTATTGGGGCATCTCCTGGTTCGACCGGTGGTGGAATTAAAACAACGACGTTATTTACCATTATAAAAACTATTAAATCTTTTGCCACTAATCGTCCTGTTACAGCCTTTTATCGCCGAATTCCAGCTGAAAGTATTATTAAGGCATTTAGTGTTTTTTTACTAGCAATCTCAGTTGTATTTGTTGGAACGTTTTTTATTTTATTGATTCAACCTGAGTTATCACTTCAGAGTATTTTATTTGAAGTGATTGCCGCAACAGGAACAGTCGGATTATCAACTGGAATTATACCGAGCTTAAATATAGCGAACAAACTCATCTTGTGTATCATCATGTTTATTGGGCGTTTAGGTCCATTTAGTATTGCCTGCTTATGGGCTTATCAAACAGCAGCACCAAGATTTAATTATCCCGAAGAACAAATAACGATAGGTTAA
- the treC gene encoding alpha,alpha-phosphotrehalase, with product MKNFKQSVVYQIYPKSFNDSNGDGLGDLIGVVEKLDYLKELGVDYIWLTPFYISPQKDNGYDVADYYNIDPRFGTMEDFELLVEQAQARGIEIMLDMVFNHTSTEHQWFKKAMSGDETYKNFYIFKDGKEGQAPTNWISKFGGSAWQYVEEFDQYYLHLFDVTQGDLNWENEAVRQEIYKVVNFWLEKGVKGFRLDVINLISKPEVFEDDTIGDGRRFYTDGPKIHEYLKELNENSFGKHPDVITVGEMSSTSVDNCIRYSNPDEKELSMVFNFHHLKVDYKDGDKWTLMDFDFAMLKDIFKEWQEGMQAGNGWSAVFWCNHDQPRAISRFGDDVNYHKESAKMLASTIHLMRGTPYIYQGEEFGMKNPYFTTIEQYRDVEAINYFNILKEQGIEEEEILEILRAKSRDNSRTPVQWDATENAGFTSGTPWIPVGASYEEVNAEAALKDQDSVFYHYKKLITLRKEYDIISDGNIEMMLMDHPQVLAYMRTLDNQKLIVLNNYYGKETEVEMPAELVSDAKILISNYKDSQQLAEKITLRPYESIAYYIEN from the coding sequence ATGAAAAACTTTAAACAAAGCGTTGTTTATCAAATCTATCCAAAATCATTTAATGATTCGAATGGAGATGGACTCGGGGATTTAATTGGGGTAGTAGAGAAATTAGATTATTTAAAAGAACTTGGAGTCGATTACATTTGGTTAACTCCATTCTATATCTCGCCACAAAAAGATAACGGATATGACGTAGCTGATTATTACAACATTGATCCACGTTTTGGAACGATGGAAGATTTCGAATTATTAGTGGAACAAGCACAAGCTCGTGGAATTGAGATTATGCTTGATATGGTATTTAACCATACCTCAACTGAGCATCAATGGTTTAAAAAGGCGATGTCAGGTGATGAAACTTATAAAAACTTCTATATTTTCAAAGACGGAAAAGAGGGGCAAGCTCCGACAAACTGGATTTCTAAATTTGGTGGATCTGCTTGGCAATACGTTGAAGAATTTGATCAATACTATTTACATTTATTCGATGTCACACAAGGTGATTTAAACTGGGAAAACGAAGCAGTACGCCAAGAAATTTATAAAGTAGTTAACTTCTGGTTAGAAAAAGGGGTTAAAGGATTCCGTTTAGATGTTATTAACTTAATCTCAAAACCTGAAGTTTTTGAAGATGATACAATCGGAGATGGACGTCGTTTCTATACAGACGGACCTAAAATTCATGAGTACTTAAAAGAATTAAACGAAAACTCATTTGGTAAACATCCTGATGTGATTACAGTAGGGGAAATGTCTTCAACATCTGTTGATAATTGTATAAGATATTCAAATCCAGATGAAAAAGAATTATCAATGGTGTTTAATTTCCACCACTTAAAAGTGGATTATAAAGATGGAGATAAGTGGACATTAATGGACTTTGATTTTGCCATGTTAAAAGATATCTTCAAAGAGTGGCAAGAAGGTATGCAAGCTGGAAATGGATGGAGTGCAGTCTTCTGGTGTAACCACGATCAACCACGTGCGATTTCACGATTTGGAGACGACGTGAATTATCATAAGGAAAGTGCTAAGATGTTAGCATCAACGATTCACTTAATGCGTGGAACACCATACATTTATCAAGGTGAAGAATTCGGAATGAAAAATCCTTATTTCACAACAATTGAACAATACCGTGATGTCGAAGCCATTAATTACTTCAATATTTTAAAAGAGCAAGGAATTGAAGAAGAAGAAATTTTAGAAATCTTACGTGCTAAATCACGTGATAATTCTCGTACGCCGGTTCAATGGGATGCGACAGAGAATGCTGGATTTACAAGTGGAACACCTTGGATTCCAGTGGGTGCATCATACGAAGAAGTCAATGCAGAAGCAGCTTTAAAAGATCAAGATTCAGTCTTCTATCATTACAAAAAATTAATTACTTTACGTAAAGAGTATGACATTATCTCAGATGGTAATATTGAAATGATGTTAATGGATCATCCACAAGTATTAGCCTATATGCGTACCTTAGATAATCAAAAATTAATTGTTTTAAATAATTACTATGGAAAAGAAACAGAAGTTGAAATGCCAGCTGAGTTAGTGAGTGATGCTAAAATTTTAATTTCAAACTACAAAGATAGCCAGCAGTTAGCAGAAAAAATCACACTTCGTCCATATGAATCAATTGCTTACTATATTGAAAACTAA
- a CDS encoding metal ABC transporter substrate-binding protein, with the protein MKKLIYMMSIMMSLILVGCSGESKTTSTSDTDQLQIVTTLFPQYDFARQIAGDKAEVTLLLPPGMESHSYEPTPADIIKINKADLFIYTGESMETWAHKIVESIDSQDVYVLDVSQGVTLLGTGIEEEDDHDHEAEDHDHEEEEHTANDGHNHTYDPHIWTSPKNAKVMANNILEALCEIDPENADYYETNAEAYQLQLDKLDQELQDVVANAKRTTIYHSGRFALQYLMKDYGIDYVSAPFEAEPSAALVAQMISEIKANNIPAIYYEELIDPKIGQMISEETGAQLLLLHSTHNVSKEDFNNGVTYVSLMQQNIENLKVGLD; encoded by the coding sequence TTGAAGAAATTGATATATATGATGTCTATCATGATGAGTTTAATTTTAGTCGGATGTAGTGGAGAGTCTAAAACCACGTCAACATCAGATACTGATCAATTACAAATTGTCACGACGTTATTTCCACAGTACGATTTTGCGCGTCAAATTGCGGGTGATAAAGCAGAGGTAACATTATTATTACCTCCAGGGATGGAGTCCCATTCTTATGAACCGACACCGGCGGATATTATTAAAATCAATAAGGCAGATTTATTTATTTATACAGGGGAATCGATGGAGACATGGGCTCATAAAATTGTTGAAAGTATTGACAGTCAGGATGTTTATGTTTTAGATGTTTCACAAGGTGTGACTTTACTTGGAACAGGAATTGAGGAAGAAGATGATCATGACCATGAAGCAGAAGATCACGATCACGAGGAAGAAGAACATACGGCAAATGATGGACATAATCATACGTATGATCCACATATCTGGACAAGTCCTAAGAATGCAAAAGTGATGGCAAATAATATTTTAGAAGCTTTATGTGAGATTGATCCAGAGAATGCAGATTATTATGAAACAAATGCAGAGGCTTATCAATTACAATTAGATAAATTAGACCAGGAGTTACAAGATGTAGTAGCGAATGCTAAACGTACAACGATTTATCATTCAGGACGATTTGCCCTGCAGTATTTAATGAAAGACTATGGAATTGATTATGTATCAGCTCCATTTGAAGCAGAACCAAGTGCAGCATTAGTAGCTCAGATGATTAGTGAGATTAAAGCTAATAATATTCCGGCTATTTATTATGAAGAATTAATTGATCCAAAGATTGGTCAGATGATTAGTGAAGAAACAGGTGCGCAGTTGTTATTACTTCATTCTACGCATAATGTTTCAAAAGAAGATTTTAATAATGGGGTAACGTATGTCTCATTAATGCAACAAAATATTGAAAATTTAAAAGTAGGACTTGATTAA